A single region of the Phaenicophaeus curvirostris isolate KB17595 chromosome 4, BPBGC_Pcur_1.0, whole genome shotgun sequence genome encodes:
- the HAUS3 gene encoding HAUS augmin-like complex subunit 3 produces the protein MSCGNDFVETLKKIGYPKADELNGADFDWLFESSEEKAFLEWFCGNINERHVVSEKELQDFDRLLQSGKPILEGDALDEALKTLKPMDLKNSSQEEEEEEEEELEKLKDEIQALQKLKKLQIHRHHKLQMLVSENRHVLQTLKSREEEAQKDLKEGLKVFTAANKKLSSELLSLTDAAKKLAFFFTALDSEQDSGSHSVFFSQLSLDRYLSREEQSTAALTLHMKNHFDRSMSEWAENSHEGSFQLADLGKQIACDETAEVCEESQEVARLQAAYICAQYQLVQMQAKQESMNSAVKCAESVLQSLNDKDVGKRENMDAKISSLNNEISTIKQEITWINKEQLLPLLKEKAQVFTGPVVQAYLDHQIAQQDSYASRQDEILRHMVRQKASFELIELAYEMELKKHKELCCQLENLVESLKRSSSELQERIQAIIEQTQQAKSGNIISSNDGFACRLYQLLEGENKKPYLFKTYKNLEQMAQKLKQDCATVEDQLASSFREQSLLLSKLKSDVDTHHEALYRGGNQIQLSSPELTEQFHQLEADLSKLNQLLMDLISDVKSKRNFLESNKLYQMERDLYVYFFKDEDRLKEIVEKLEQQSEAKASGLENQDLTTSEVLNV, from the exons ATGAGCTGCGGAAATGATTTTGTGgaaactcttaaaaaaattgGATATCCAAAAGCTGATGAGCTTAATGGAGCAGATTTTGACTGGCTGTTTGAATCTTCGGAAGAAAAAGCGTTTCTGGAGTGGTTTTGTGGAAATATAAATGAGCGGCATGTGGTATCTGAAAAAGAACTGCAAGATTTTGACAGGCTTCTACAGTCTGGTAAGCCCATTTTGGAAGGAGATGCACTGGATGAAGCCCTTAAAACCCTGAAGCCTATGGATTTAAAGAACAGTagccaagaggaggaggaggaagaggaggaagaactgGAGAAATTGAAGGATGAGATTCAAGCTCTTCAGAAGTTGAAAAAACTTCAAATTCATCGGCATCATAAGCTTCAAATGCTGGTTTCTGAAAACAGACATGTGTTACAAACATTaaagagcagagaggaggaagcaCAAAAAGATTTGAAAGAAGGACTGAAAGTGTTTACTGCAGCAAATAAGAAGCTTAGTAGTGAACTGCTGTCTCTCACAGATGCAGCTAAGAAACTggcttttttcttcactgctttgGATTCAGAACAAGATTCAGGTTCACActcagtctttttttcccaacttTCTTTGGACAGGTACTTGTCTCGGGAAGAACAAAGCACTGCAGCACTTACCTTACACATGAAAAACCATTTTGATCGAAGTATGTCTGAATGGGCTGAAAATTCACACGAGGGCAGCTTTCAGCTTGCGGATTTAGGCAAACAAATCGCTTGTGATGAGACTGCTGAAGTTTGTGAAGAGAGTCAAGAGGTGGCCAGGCTACAGGCAGCTTATATTTGTGCTCAATATCAGCTAGTTCAGATGCAAGCAAAACAGGAGAGCATGAATTCAGCTGTCAAATGTGCGGAGAGCGTGCTGCAGTCCTTAAACGACAAG gATGTGGGAAAACGAGAAAACATGGATGCCAAAATATCCAGTCTTAATAATGAAATTTCAACAATTAAACAAGAAATAACTTGGATAAATAAAGAACAACTGCTTCCccttttgaaagagaaagcacAAGTTTTCACCGGGCCCGTGGTGCAAGCATACTTGGATCATCAGATTGCTCAGCAGGACAGTTATGCTTCAAGACAAGATGAAATACTCAGGCATATGGTAAGACAGAAAGCATCATTTGAACTTATTGAGCTGGCCTATGAAATGGAGttaaagaaacacaaggagCTCTGCTGTCAACTCGAGAATTTGGTAGAATCTCTGAAGCGGAGCAGTAGTGAATTGCAAGAGAGAATACAGGCGATAATAGAGCAAACTCAACAAGCAAAGTCAGGAAACATCATTAGTTCAAATGATGGTTTTGCTTGCAG GCTTTATCAGCTtctggaaggagaaaataaaaaaccatatttgtttaaaacatacaaaaacCTGGAGCAGATGGCTCAGAAGTTAAAGCAGGATTGTGCCACAGTAGAAGATCAGCTAGCATCATCTTTTCGAGAACAGTCTCTTCTTTTGTCCAAGCTAAAAAGTGATGTAGATACCCATCATGAGGCTCTGTATCGTGGAGGAAATCAGATACAACTCAGTAGTCCG GAACTTACTGAGCAGTTTCATCAACTGGAAGCTGATTTAAGTAAACTAAATCAACTCCTTATGGATCTGATTTCTGATGTGAAGTCAAAGAGAAACTTTTTAGAGTCCAATAAGCTGTATCAGATGGAAAGAGACTtgtatgtgtattttttcaaaGACGAAGACCGCTTGAAAGAGATCGTGGAGAAGCTTGAGCAGCAGTCTGAGGCTAAAGCTAGTGGTCTGGAAAATCAGGATCTCACCACCAGTGAAGTTCTTAATGTTTGA